From one Triticum aestivum cultivar Chinese Spring chromosome 4B, IWGSC CS RefSeq v2.1, whole genome shotgun sequence genomic stretch:
- the LOC123093073 gene encoding F-box protein At5g03100 isoform X1: protein MKSAAGAAHCGGIAISSSNPHKRTRRGHKGVLQLHHLPLDTLSDIVSLLSFKEAARMSVLSSQWRHLWRSCIRDLVFTRETMCCPMPMSREEQDREAFIRNVECVLCQLDPTIARDKFVLEFKLINTNVQTHVDRWVAFCATSRVKHIVFDFKPGSWGKHDNSFNFPIHLFINGAPAVRSLCLMSAYLNPVPGFSSFTNLRKLMLDSVSGDIQCMLLPACSMLEWLSIVRCTLHSLTTSQPLHQLRYLCVHYCFNVQKLEVQAPNLNTFIFGSLETHPVSFIIDGCLEIQEVTIKLPTWRSDLFDYAFADHGMANVPCN, encoded by the exons ATGAAATCAGCCGCCGGCGCCGCACATTGTGGGGGCATAGCAATATCATCATCCAATCCTCACAAGAGGACGAGGAGGGGGCACAAGGGTGTTCTGCAGCTTCACCATCTGCCTCTT GATACTTTAAGTGACATTGTGTCATTGTTAAGCTTCAAAGAGGCTGCGCGCATGAGCGTACTGTCGAGCCAGTGGAGACATCTCTGGAGATCATGTATCAGAGACCTGGTCTTCACTAGGGAGACAATGTGCTGCCCCATGCCCATGAGCCGAGAGGAACAAGATCGAGAAGCTTTCATCAGGAATGTTGAGTGCGTATTGTGCCAACTCGATCCCACCATTGCTAGGGACAAATTCGTGCTCGAGTTCAAGCTCATCAATACAAATGTGCAGACCCATGTTGACAGATGGGTCGCCTTTTGTGCAACATCAAGAGTGAAGCACATTGTCTTCGATTTCAAACCAGGGTCATGGGGCAAACACGACAATTCGTTCAACTTCCCAATACACCTTTTCATCAATGGCGCTCCTGCTGTCAGATCTTTGTGCCTCATGTCTGCCTACCTAAACCCAGTACCTGGTTTTTCTAGCTTCACAAACCTTAGAAAGCTCATGCTCGACTCGGTGTCTGGAGATATCCAGTGCATGTTGTTGCCAGCGTGCTCCATGCTTGAGTGGCTTAGCATCGTGCGTTGCACCCTCCACAGCTTGACTACTTCCCAACCGTTGCACCAGTTGCGATACCTGTGTGTGCACTACTGCTTCAATGTGCAGAAGCTTGAGGTGCAAGCTCCCAACCTTAATACCTTCATATTTGGTAGCTTGGAGACCCACCCAGTGTCATTTATCATTGATGGATGTCTAGAGATACAGGAGGTGACTATCAAGTTGCCAACATGGAGGAGTGACCTTTTTGACTACGCCTTCGCGGATCATGGTATGGCGAATGTGCCCTGCAATTGA